The following are encoded in a window of Roseimaritima ulvae genomic DNA:
- a CDS encoding M56 family metallopeptidase: protein MNDFGWLIVHSLWQFAVIAFITWLITAGLMRRRSASARYSTLVIALAMMTACPIVTCAFVRVQPAPVLVAELNLQTNPTSSVMPGIAGRLPEETFSEAALPVVSTGNATEQVTLVDTPPVASDASSLTTTLANAIAPWLSAITYGWCVGVLLFASRFLLGWRRVGQLKRRAREVHDRGSLAALQNAAKRLNVRRHVQLLVSDVIESPVVVGAFKSFVIIPTNFLGGVAPEHIEAIFAHELAHVRRYDYIVNLFQSLVETLFFYHPAVWWLSRRIRIERENCCDDLAAGAIHDPAILSRALLAIEELRSQNLSPALGAHDGSLIARIRRLMSKSSEQKASVSPGAYFLAMFLVMTMFVSIAGFAVLQAADEPEEQEESRIDSAPFVAQIDDSLSVELLAVMPHKSDASQAWQADGTPFETAPDLPKVGFNSATKKLSGVNLFVRYVGLADNQRPTYDMPGVNTMWFPNEDGIASIIVVPDENVSEDKLTIGIPDADWGPWRKLDGNAELIEPVLIQPRYREAYDAIQFHSIVKRGERVMIRWAHERGQNDLAKTELIAVDQQGLRHRPYGTTLWDDPAGVTRDADIFDLALGDIDHFEYRLRPIRYRVTFPHVALRPQQKTKVTSQILTVPIAATDSNKATFNGTIVMPDGSPATSKGYLHYQSRSGSGSYHGTVGEFKDSFRLEGPAGQCYLTYFADEFAPIRSEKFDVEPGDMVEGIVLRLAAGITAEIQVQSKDGSPIEGASVVRVPVIYGSPGGPIYPHKTDVAGRIRLPHFADVPYEFRVEAAGYKKLRTDPININPDKPIVLTLQPADTPTAAVRNADKPYLSLAPPADADAQALAVRVHEQLTAVTKLPSAQISTQTYTSYYGAPQGVIGLKEERSLENLQAALSHRDFEKSLSTANQTWAWEDNVVVATERQKYVYEGEPYDQTSERSWDGSRGWWRDSSGSFGRYRRFADAFAIHYFRPTKYLHLGDHRFGWVEPSDLPSFFVNSKIPVEYANYQKLPDEDFAGERCHVIRSIPRGEQFWISQSTGRLRACLTFASQGKFTWMHEMEATRKLAGRTFESREAFDQWSQENLTDIQRVQLHCEFQYLHEANQHPRALSEFTDYREVTSGIELPMTEWWSNWQHEGKQFKYQINQTIVRDVSLTPDLEPLIEKSLPKKGDKVTDWRFSTPVVYSFDPEMPESEIHGLVDAAQKKQLESAQLVANALEPLKQMLGKPAPKLDGQWITDKKLPKNSQGKPILLHFWATWCGPCKNDIPQLNRMAENGWHIVGVHVPGTEAEEIEKAIADSGMEYPVLRGTETQGAGYTLDRITGYPVKMFPCCVLINKDGKVQAVGSLQDVLAENR, encoded by the coding sequence ATGAACGATTTTGGCTGGTTGATTGTACATTCCCTTTGGCAGTTCGCCGTGATCGCTTTCATCACCTGGTTGATCACCGCTGGCTTGATGCGCCGCCGCTCGGCGTCGGCGCGGTACAGCACGCTCGTCATCGCCCTTGCGATGATGACGGCTTGTCCGATCGTGACATGCGCCTTTGTCAGGGTGCAGCCAGCACCGGTTCTGGTAGCAGAATTGAACTTACAAACAAATCCCACAAGCAGCGTGATGCCCGGTATTGCCGGGCGCCTTCCAGAGGAAACGTTTAGCGAGGCAGCGTTGCCAGTCGTGTCCACCGGCAACGCGACCGAGCAAGTGACTCTGGTCGATACTCCACCCGTCGCTTCCGATGCTTCGTCGCTCACAACCACCCTTGCTAACGCGATTGCCCCTTGGCTTTCCGCAATCACCTACGGCTGGTGCGTGGGCGTCCTGCTGTTCGCGTCGCGGTTCCTGCTTGGTTGGCGACGCGTCGGTCAATTGAAACGAAGGGCCCGCGAGGTTCATGATCGCGGCTCATTGGCAGCCCTACAGAACGCGGCAAAACGTTTGAACGTTCGCCGCCATGTACAGCTGCTGGTCAGCGACGTGATCGAATCGCCCGTGGTTGTGGGGGCATTCAAGAGCTTTGTGATCATTCCCACAAACTTTCTTGGAGGCGTTGCACCGGAGCACATCGAAGCGATCTTCGCTCACGAACTGGCTCATGTGCGCCGTTACGACTACATCGTCAACTTGTTCCAGTCCTTGGTAGAGACGCTGTTCTTCTATCACCCCGCGGTCTGGTGGCTGTCGCGACGGATTCGGATCGAACGTGAGAACTGCTGCGACGATCTGGCCGCTGGAGCCATCCACGATCCGGCCATTCTCAGTCGGGCGTTACTGGCGATCGAAGAATTGCGGTCCCAAAACCTTTCGCCGGCACTCGGCGCTCACGATGGATCGTTGATCGCGCGTATCCGCCGCCTGATGTCCAAGTCCAGCGAACAAAAAGCCTCGGTCAGTCCGGGAGCGTATTTCCTGGCAATGTTTTTGGTCATGACGATGTTCGTCAGCATCGCAGGGTTTGCGGTCCTGCAAGCGGCGGATGAGCCGGAGGAGCAGGAAGAGAGTCGTATCGACTCAGCACCGTTTGTGGCCCAAATCGATGATTCCCTATCGGTTGAATTGCTTGCCGTGATGCCTCACAAATCCGATGCCAGCCAGGCGTGGCAAGCGGATGGAACGCCTTTTGAAACGGCTCCTGATCTGCCCAAGGTAGGCTTCAATTCAGCGACCAAAAAGCTGTCCGGCGTAAATCTGTTCGTACGGTATGTTGGGCTTGCCGATAACCAACGGCCTACCTACGACATGCCCGGCGTCAATACGATGTGGTTCCCCAACGAAGATGGCATCGCGTCCATTATCGTTGTTCCCGATGAAAACGTCAGCGAAGACAAGTTGACGATCGGCATCCCGGATGCGGACTGGGGGCCATGGAGGAAACTGGACGGAAACGCCGAACTGATCGAGCCGGTATTGATTCAGCCACGATACCGGGAAGCATACGATGCCATCCAGTTTCACAGCATCGTCAAGCGAGGTGAGCGTGTGATGATTCGCTGGGCACACGAGCGTGGTCAAAACGACTTGGCGAAAACCGAACTGATTGCCGTCGATCAGCAGGGCTTGCGCCACCGACCCTACGGGACGACGCTGTGGGACGATCCTGCCGGCGTCACTCGTGACGCAGACATTTTTGATTTGGCTTTGGGCGATATCGACCATTTCGAATATCGCTTGCGGCCGATCCGCTATCGCGTCACGTTTCCCCATGTGGCGCTGCGGCCTCAGCAGAAAACCAAGGTGACTTCACAAATTCTCACCGTCCCGATCGCGGCAACGGATTCCAATAAGGCGACCTTCAACGGCACCATTGTAATGCCCGATGGCTCGCCAGCGACCTCAAAGGGCTACCTGCACTACCAATCTCGCAGCGGCTCAGGCAGTTACCATGGCACCGTTGGGGAGTTCAAGGATTCGTTCCGGTTGGAAGGTCCCGCCGGACAATGTTACCTGACGTACTTTGCCGACGAGTTCGCGCCCATAAGGTCAGAAAAATTTGACGTTGAACCGGGCGACATGGTCGAGGGAATTGTGTTGCGGCTCGCTGCAGGCATTACCGCCGAGATTCAAGTTCAAAGCAAAGATGGAAGCCCCATTGAAGGAGCAAGCGTTGTCCGCGTGCCGGTAATTTATGGTTCCCCAGGCGGCCCGATTTATCCGCACAAGACAGACGTGGCAGGACGGATAAGGCTGCCGCATTTTGCGGACGTGCCTTACGAATTCCGTGTCGAAGCGGCTGGGTACAAGAAGCTGCGAACGGATCCGATCAACATAAATCCTGATAAGCCCATCGTTCTGACGCTACAGCCAGCCGATACTCCAACGGCAGCCGTTCGCAACGCGGACAAACCCTATCTTTCACTGGCACCGCCAGCAGACGCCGATGCACAAGCACTGGCCGTTCGCGTCCACGAGCAACTTACCGCGGTTACCAAGCTACCGTCGGCCCAGATTTCGACACAAACCTATACGTCCTATTATGGGGCGCCCCAAGGCGTGATCGGCTTGAAAGAAGAGCGTTCTCTGGAAAATCTGCAAGCCGCCCTGAGCCACCGCGACTTTGAAAAAAGTTTATCGACGGCAAATCAAACGTGGGCCTGGGAGGATAACGTTGTGGTTGCCACGGAGCGGCAAAAATATGTGTACGAGGGTGAACCCTATGACCAGACCTCCGAACGTAGCTGGGACGGTTCCCGCGGTTGGTGGCGTGATTCATCCGGTTCGTTCGGGCGCTATCGCCGCTTCGCCGACGCGTTTGCGATTCACTACTTCAGACCCACAAAATACTTGCACCTTGGAGACCATCGCTTTGGCTGGGTCGAGCCAAGCGATCTACCGTCATTTTTTGTTAACTCAAAGATTCCCGTCGAGTACGCCAACTACCAAAAGCTTCCCGATGAAGACTTCGCTGGCGAACGCTGCCACGTGATTCGCTCGATTCCCCGCGGAGAACAATTTTGGATCAGCCAATCAACGGGGCGATTGCGAGCTTGCTTGACCTTCGCCAGCCAAGGCAAGTTCACTTGGATGCACGAGATGGAAGCGACACGCAAGCTCGCCGGACGCACCTTCGAGTCGAGGGAAGCTTTCGATCAGTGGTCTCAGGAGAATTTGACGGATATTCAACGAGTTCAATTGCATTGCGAATTTCAATATCTGCACGAAGCCAACCAGCATCCTAGGGCGTTAAGCGAATTCACCGACTATCGGGAGGTCACATCAGGCATTGAGCTGCCAATGACGGAATGGTGGTCAAACTGGCAGCACGAGGGCAAGCAATTCAAGTACCAGATTAACCAGACGATCGTACGCGATGTGAGCCTCACGCCCGACCTAGAACCGTTGATCGAAAAGTCATTACCCAAAAAGGGAGACAAGGTCACCGACTGGCGTTTTTCAACTCCGGTCGTCTATTCCTTTGACCCAGAGATGCCTGAGTCAGAGATCCACGGCCTGGTGGACGCGGCGCAGAAAAAACAACTTGAAAGCGCCCAGTTAGTCGCGAATGCTCTCGAACCGCTGAAACAAATGCTGGGCAAACCAGCGCCCAAGCTCGATGGCCAATGGATCACGGATAAAAAACTGCCTAAAAACTCACAGGGCAAACCCATACTTCTGCACTTCTGGGCGACTTGGTGTGGCCCCTGCAAAAACGACATCCCCCAGCTGAATCGAATGGCTGAGAACGGTTGGCACATCGTGGGCGTCCACGTTCCGGGAACGGAGGCCGAGGAGATCGAAAAAGCGATCGCGGACTCTGGCATGGAATATCCGGTGCTACGTGGCACCGAAACTCAAGGCGCCGGTTACACTCTTGATAGGATCACAGGTTATCCGGTGAAGATGTTTCCCTGCTGCGTGCTCATTAACAAAGACGGCAAGGTGCAGGCGGTGGGTTCACTGCAAGATGTGTTGGCCGAAAACCGTTGA
- a CDS encoding BlaI/MecI/CopY family transcriptional regulator, with protein MARHTSLQPTEVELQILRILWDDGPSIARHIHDSLQAFKQTTYSTTVKMLSVMMDKGLLKRDENASPLVYRPAVPQQRTQKRMLGDLIDKVYDGSAAALMMHALSSKKATAEELQEIRDLLDQLEDKS; from the coding sequence ATGGCTCGACACACTTCTTTACAGCCCACCGAGGTGGAGCTGCAGATTCTGCGGATCCTCTGGGACGATGGACCGAGCATCGCACGGCACATTCACGATTCGCTGCAAGCATTTAAGCAAACGACCTATTCGACGACGGTCAAAATGCTGTCGGTGATGATGGACAAAGGGTTGTTAAAACGTGACGAAAACGCCTCGCCACTCGTCTACCGTCCGGCCGTGCCGCAGCAGCGGACCCAGAAGCGGATGCTGGGCGACTTGATCGACAAAGTCTACGACGGATCGGCCGCCGCGTTGATGATGCACGCATTATCGAGCAAGAAGGCGACCGCCGAGGAATTGCAAGAGATTCGCGACCTGCTGGATCAGTTGGAGGATAAATCATGA
- a CDS encoding beta propeller repeat protein, with translation MSHPTHSRRRFLTAAAATATCGTMLNPSRVPLHAAPANTTGETEHFWYRLAPEGPYIDSQRDNQAFGFDQEKIYLSEDNGQTWPHSTAFSDADNITFSCIMKNGNILFATRQELFLSTDNLKTHRPIIVKDQHGRDYLPHKPVNPDQPGWYFHPLDGEHTWDVEGQEMLVWGNYCNVRGGAVPVNIYYSCDQGETVKIAYSFGQNPHFQQRTVTPDTMLGDATNPVIARHIHGVAYNPVENAFYTCTGDINRGYGNECHWLRGTYDAASDTWEWKVLISVDSDSRYKSGGFNFVDGRLYWAADANGPKLGPKHDRGIFSCAPEDIADKEAHTRLYPMEFESANMIIEDGVILAALYATASTSTCGFVISPDLGETWAEYDLKEFGPRSGCRFSKQNRDGWFRVDLRKGWIDRGEVLFIKPKRT, from the coding sequence ATGTCCCACCCAACGCACAGTCGCCGAAGATTTCTGACCGCCGCCGCGGCGACCGCCACCTGCGGAACGATGTTGAACCCCAGTCGTGTCCCACTGCATGCCGCGCCGGCGAACACAACTGGCGAAACCGAACATTTTTGGTACCGGTTGGCTCCTGAGGGGCCTTACATCGATTCGCAACGAGACAATCAGGCGTTTGGATTCGACCAAGAGAAAATTTACCTTTCCGAAGATAACGGCCAAACTTGGCCTCACAGCACAGCGTTTTCCGACGCGGACAATATCACGTTCAGCTGCATCATGAAGAACGGCAACATTTTGTTTGCCACGCGTCAGGAATTGTTCCTCAGCACCGACAATCTCAAAACTCACCGCCCGATCATCGTCAAGGATCAACATGGCCGCGACTACCTGCCTCACAAGCCGGTGAACCCCGATCAACCGGGCTGGTACTTCCATCCACTCGATGGCGAGCACACCTGGGATGTTGAGGGCCAAGAGATGCTGGTCTGGGGCAACTACTGCAACGTGCGTGGGGGAGCCGTCCCGGTCAACATTTACTACTCCTGTGACCAAGGCGAGACGGTCAAAATCGCTTATTCGTTTGGTCAGAACCCCCACTTTCAACAACGAACCGTCACACCTGACACGATGTTGGGCGATGCCACCAACCCGGTGATTGCTCGCCACATTCATGGCGTGGCCTACAACCCGGTTGAAAATGCGTTCTACACCTGCACGGGTGACATCAATCGCGGTTACGGCAACGAATGCCATTGGCTGCGCGGCACCTACGACGCGGCCTCCGATACCTGGGAATGGAAGGTACTGATCTCGGTCGACTCGGATTCGCGATACAAATCCGGCGGTTTCAATTTTGTCGATGGTCGGCTGTACTGGGCTGCCGATGCAAATGGTCCCAAGCTGGGTCCGAAGCACGACCGCGGAATTTTCAGCTGCGCCCCCGAGGACATCGCGGACAAGGAAGCTCACACGCGGCTCTACCCAATGGAATTCGAATCCGCCAACATGATCATCGAAGACGGGGTGATCCTGGCGGCGCTGTATGCGACGGCTTCGACATCGACCTGTGGGTTTGTCATCTCTCCGGACCTGGGCGAAACCTGGGCGGAATACGACCTAAAAGAATTTGGCCCTCGTTCGGGATGCCGCTTTTCCAAACAGAACCGTGACGGCTGGTTCCGCGTCGACTTGAGGAAAGGCTGGATCGACCGCGGCGAGGTGCTGTTTATTAAGCCCAAGCGTACGTAA